In the Natronobacterium texcoconense genome, one interval contains:
- a CDS encoding aldehyde ferredoxin oxidoreductase C-terminal domain-containing protein: MLHATGPLLTVDVGERTATETEIDETLENYVGGRALATALAHDRIPFDADPFGPENRAYLSTGPLQQSGMSFTGRMNMTGLSPLTDGLVSTNAGGYLSRNFVDSGISVLEVVGESDELLAVHVTDSGVEFEAVPELEEATVPEVSNYMAEHHDLGPENCIAIGPAGENLVRFASVMTFDSRAFGRGGLGAVLGAKNVKCVTFEGDAAPELEVEIPDPPESEVHREAATSDDRMRRQGTTGGTEFINDNFSLPTRYFRDYEFEHVEQIGGDAVEEKKYKKGACSACAYACKLPTRDEETGLETEGPEFETVYSFGSMQGMDDIVDVMKGNELCDNLGMDTISAGVTVAAYLASEEEFGNADLAHEITEKIAYREGIGDLLAEGVDRCHDDLGVDNLTVKGMEFAAHDGRVLHGQGLSYAVANRGADHMYGGMLSLEYSGELDPEGTLGKAETLVEEENFNAFRDTGVVCAFGSDYVTEERLETLFDADYDDLLEVGAKTVELERHFNNQRGFDVEADRLPYEIPDLEEAITEYYDARGWNADGTVPESPTLETVPADD, from the coding sequence ATGCTCCACGCGACCGGACCGCTGCTCACCGTCGACGTCGGTGAGCGGACAGCGACCGAGACCGAGATCGACGAGACGCTCGAGAACTACGTCGGGGGGCGAGCCCTCGCGACGGCGCTCGCTCACGATCGTATCCCGTTCGATGCCGACCCGTTCGGGCCGGAAAACCGGGCGTACCTCTCGACAGGGCCGCTCCAGCAGTCGGGGATGTCCTTCACCGGTCGGATGAACATGACCGGGCTCTCGCCGCTGACCGACGGCCTGGTCTCGACCAACGCCGGCGGCTACCTCTCGCGGAACTTCGTTGACAGCGGGATCAGCGTCCTCGAGGTCGTCGGCGAGAGCGACGAGTTGCTCGCCGTCCACGTCACCGACTCGGGCGTCGAGTTCGAGGCGGTGCCCGAACTCGAGGAGGCGACGGTTCCGGAAGTCTCCAATTACATGGCCGAACACCACGATCTTGGTCCCGAGAACTGCATCGCGATCGGTCCCGCCGGCGAGAACCTCGTTCGCTTCGCGTCCGTGATGACATTCGACTCGCGGGCGTTCGGCCGCGGCGGGCTTGGAGCCGTCCTGGGGGCGAAAAACGTCAAGTGCGTCACCTTCGAGGGCGACGCCGCGCCCGAACTCGAGGTCGAGATTCCGGACCCGCCCGAATCCGAGGTTCACAGGGAGGCAGCCACTTCGGACGACCGGATGCGCCGCCAGGGGACCACCGGCGGCACGGAGTTCATCAACGACAACTTCTCGCTGCCGACGCGGTACTTCCGCGACTACGAGTTCGAGCACGTCGAGCAGATTGGCGGCGACGCCGTCGAGGAGAAAAAGTACAAGAAGGGAGCCTGCTCGGCCTGCGCCTACGCGTGCAAACTGCCGACCCGCGACGAGGAGACCGGCCTCGAGACCGAGGGCCCCGAGTTCGAGACCGTCTACTCCTTCGGCTCGATGCAGGGGATGGACGACATCGTGGACGTGATGAAGGGTAACGAACTCTGTGACAACCTCGGGATGGACACAATCTCCGCGGGCGTCACCGTCGCGGCCTACCTCGCGAGCGAAGAGGAGTTCGGCAACGCCGACCTCGCCCACGAGATCACCGAAAAGATCGCCTACCGCGAGGGGATCGGCGACCTCCTCGCGGAGGGCGTCGACCGCTGTCACGACGACCTCGGCGTCGACAACCTGACCGTCAAGGGGATGGAGTTCGCCGCCCACGACGGGCGCGTCCTCCACGGGCAGGGCCTCTCCTACGCCGTCGCGAACCGCGGTGCCGACCACATGTACGGCGGCATGCTCTCCCTCGAGTACAGCGGCGAACTCGACCCCGAAGGGACGCTGGGCAAGGCAGAGACGCTCGTCGAGGAGGAGAACTTCAACGCCTTCCGCGACACCGGCGTCGTCTGTGCGTTCGGCAGCGACTACGTTACCGAGGAGCGCCTCGAAACGCTGTTCGACGCCGACTACGACGACCTGCTCGAGGTCGGCGCGAAGACGGTCGAACTCGAACGGCACTTCAACAACCAGCGCGGGTTCGACGTAGAAGCAGATCGGCTTCCGTACGAGATTCCCGACCTCGAGGAAGCCATCACGGAGTACTACGACGCCCGCGGCTGGAACGCGGATGGTACCGTGCCGGAGTCGCCGACGCTCGAGACGGTTCCGGCTGACGACTGA
- a CDS encoding cold-shock protein gives MAEGNVDFFNDTGGYGFISTDDADDDVFFHMEDVGGPDLEEGQDVEFSIEQAPKGPRATNVTRL, from the coding sequence ATGGCAGAAGGTAACGTTGATTTCTTCAACGACACAGGCGGTTACGGTTTCATCTCGACGGACGACGCGGACGACGACGTATTCTTCCACATGGAGGACGTTGGCGGACCGGACCTCGAAGAGGGGCAGGACGTCGAATTCAGCATCGAACAGGCCCCCAAGGGCCCCCGGGCGACCAACGTCACCCGACTCTAG
- a CDS encoding PIN domain-containing protein, which translates to MKLVIDANVVISALIADSKTRELIVTLEPDLLTPAFVHDEVENYEDLIVEKSGMEPDRVGQFIDLLFQYIEVVPASDFYPAIERADEAIGDTDPDDVLYLACAIASNGAIWSDDSDFDKQDLVDTYSTSDVINSFDTL; encoded by the coding sequence ATGAAGCTGGTCATCGACGCCAACGTCGTCATCTCTGCACTCATCGCTGATTCGAAGACGCGGGAACTCATCGTGACACTCGAACCGGATCTTTTGACGCCCGCGTTTGTCCACGACGAAGTCGAGAACTACGAAGACCTGATCGTGGAGAAATCGGGAATGGAACCGGATCGTGTGGGACAGTTCATCGATCTCCTGTTTCAGTACATTGAGGTCGTTCCTGCCAGCGACTTCTATCCAGCTATCGAGAGGGCAGACGAGGCAATCGGAGATACCGACCCCGACGACGTGTTGTACCTCGCGTGTGCGATCGCCAGCAACGGGGCCATCTGGAGCGACGATTCCGACTTCGATAAACAAGATCTGGTCGATACGTACTCGACAAGTGACGTGATAAACTCGTTTGACACGCTCTAA
- a CDS encoding GNAT family N-acetyltransferase, with amino-acid sequence MYVRDAKNREEVWLLDHIESMGLDETAFRSRDYVLAIDEHSGEKAGFGRIRVHKVEGDGRDEVCELTSIGVLEGWRGQGVGAHVVERLVEYASDEGFETVYALTGEGAYLALFGFQRIEESALPAPLQERLSDKRDGVDPDAVPYALDVAEFQMPERLREAFKRAPAEHEEESTDESAEDFGIDPESATYKYDTGR; translated from the coding sequence ATGTACGTGCGGGACGCGAAAAACAGGGAGGAAGTCTGGCTGCTCGATCACATCGAGTCGATGGGGCTCGACGAGACGGCGTTCCGCTCCCGGGATTACGTCCTCGCGATCGACGAACACTCCGGCGAGAAGGCCGGATTCGGCCGCATCCGGGTCCACAAAGTCGAGGGCGACGGCCGGGACGAAGTCTGTGAACTCACGAGTATCGGCGTCCTCGAGGGGTGGCGCGGCCAGGGCGTCGGCGCGCACGTCGTCGAACGACTCGTCGAGTACGCGAGCGACGAGGGGTTCGAGACGGTCTACGCGCTGACCGGCGAGGGGGCGTATCTCGCCCTGTTCGGCTTCCAGCGCATCGAGGAGTCCGCGCTTCCGGCACCGCTTCAGGAACGGCTGTCCGACAAACGAGACGGCGTCGACCCGGACGCAGTGCCGTACGCGTTAGACGTCGCCGAGTTCCAGATGCCCGAGCGACTCCGCGAGGCGTTCAAGCGGGCACCGGCCGAACACGAGGAGGAGTCGACCGACGAGTCGGCCGAGGACTTCGGAATCGACCCCGAGTCGGCGACCTACAAGTACGACACCGGGCGATAA
- a CDS encoding prolyl oligopeptidase family serine peptidase — MIDSVDDPLEELANLPTLAHPVVSPDGDEVACYYDITGRNELHVLDAETGDLEQWSDGEVPRNARWYLHWSADGDRVYFHRDEGGDEQNDVYAFTRDGEVKSVVEMEGQVAVHDVGDDALLVGSNRDGQMNVYRHDLSSGETTKVTDYERAVWTSTLSPSGDRIAYATNETDDFDNRDVYVANADGSEPRNLEIGEVGGEASPIDWGPAGDQLLVGDNTPDLGRVGVYDVADDAVTWLGDGEYEETPVTFLPDGERVLALRVRDAVSVPVLYDVETGESRELEVPEGVTTFGRIGPNEICLDEDRFVFQHTSPTKRPELLVYDVENDEYETLLEAEYGPFDREDFADAEYFTVESDGVPETPAEAVDHDPYDELEIGCLLYDSGERPSPLVVVPHGGPRARDDKSFNLYTQVLASQGFSVLKVNYRGSTGRGREFVERLIEDWGGAEQGDVATTVEHVLETRDWIDEDRVVVFGGSYGGYSAYWQVVQYPKLYDAGIAWIGLTDLEEQYETTMPHYRVELMEKYLGTPEENPDLYEERSPITHAENLSAPLLMVHGVNDSRVPVSQARLFRDRLEELGYEGGEGGDFEYEELGEEGHASTDQDQKLRTFRLLSDFLERRVDGSA; from the coding sequence ATGATCGATTCAGTCGACGACCCGCTCGAGGAGCTCGCGAACCTCCCGACTCTCGCTCACCCGGTCGTCTCCCCGGACGGCGACGAGGTCGCTTGCTACTACGATATCACGGGACGCAACGAACTCCACGTGCTGGACGCCGAAACGGGCGACCTCGAGCAGTGGTCCGACGGCGAGGTCCCCCGCAACGCCCGCTGGTACCTCCACTGGAGCGCAGACGGCGACCGCGTCTACTTCCACCGCGACGAGGGCGGCGACGAACAGAACGACGTCTACGCATTCACTCGAGACGGCGAAGTCAAATCCGTCGTCGAGATGGAGGGGCAGGTCGCGGTCCACGACGTCGGCGACGACGCCCTGCTCGTGGGGTCGAACCGGGACGGCCAAATGAACGTCTACCGGCACGACCTCTCGAGCGGCGAGACGACGAAGGTCACCGACTACGAACGCGCGGTCTGGACCTCCACCCTCTCGCCGTCGGGCGACCGGATCGCGTACGCGACCAACGAGACCGACGACTTCGACAACCGGGACGTGTACGTCGCGAACGCGGACGGTTCGGAGCCGCGAAATCTCGAGATCGGCGAGGTCGGCGGCGAAGCGAGTCCGATCGACTGGGGACCAGCCGGCGACCAGTTGCTCGTGGGCGACAACACGCCGGATCTCGGGCGCGTAGGGGTCTACGACGTGGCGGACGACGCAGTCACCTGGCTCGGCGACGGCGAGTACGAGGAGACGCCCGTCACCTTCCTCCCGGACGGCGAGCGCGTCCTCGCGCTTCGGGTCCGGGACGCCGTCTCCGTCCCGGTCCTGTACGACGTAGAGACCGGCGAGAGCCGCGAACTCGAGGTTCCCGAAGGCGTGACGACGTTCGGTCGGATCGGGCCGAACGAGATCTGCCTCGACGAGGATCGATTCGTGTTCCAGCACACGTCACCGACGAAACGGCCCGAATTGCTGGTCTACGACGTAGAGAACGACGAGTACGAGACGCTGCTCGAGGCCGAGTACGGCCCCTTCGACCGCGAGGACTTCGCGGACGCCGAGTACTTCACCGTCGAGTCCGACGGCGTCCCCGAGACGCCCGCCGAGGCCGTCGATCACGATCCGTACGACGAACTCGAAATCGGCTGTCTGCTGTACGACTCCGGTGAGCGTCCGTCGCCGCTCGTCGTCGTCCCCCACGGCGGCCCGCGGGCGCGCGACGACAAGTCGTTCAACCTCTACACGCAAGTGCTGGCCTCCCAGGGGTTCTCGGTGCTGAAGGTCAACTACCGCGGCTCGACCGGTCGCGGCCGCGAGTTCGTCGAACGACTGATCGAGGACTGGGGCGGTGCCGAACAGGGTGACGTCGCCACAACGGTCGAACACGTCCTCGAGACGCGCGACTGGATCGACGAGGACCGCGTGGTCGTCTTCGGGGGTTCCTACGGCGGCTACTCCGCGTACTGGCAAGTCGTCCAGTACCCCAAACTCTACGACGCCGGCATCGCCTGGATCGGGCTGACAGATCTCGAGGAACAGTACGAGACGACGATGCCCCACTACCGCGTCGAACTGATGGAGAAGTACCTCGGGACGCCCGAGGAGAACCCCGACCTCTACGAGGAGCGGTCGCCGATCACCCACGCCGAGAACCTCTCGGCACCGCTGCTGATGGTCCACGGCGTCAACGACAGTCGCGTCCCCGTCTCCCAGGCACGGCTGTTCCGCGACCGACTCGAGGAACTCGGCTACGAGGGCGGCGAAGGCGGCGACTTCGAGTACGAGGAGCTCGGTGAGGAAGGCCACGCTTCCACCGACCAGGACCAGAAGCTCCGAACCTTCCGGCTGCTATCGGATTTCCTCGAGCGGCGGGTCGACGGGAGCGCGTAA
- a CDS encoding acyl-CoA mutase large subunit family protein, producing the protein MFDSDELEEIRASKEEWHEEEVEPVLERFGERKETFTTDTGGQEVDRLYTPDDVEDLDYREDLGNPGEPPYTRGVYSTGYRGRLWTMRQYAGFSTPEDTNERYHYLLDQGQTGLSMAFDLPTQMGYDSDAEMAAGEVGKAGVAIDSLSDMETVFDGIPLDEVSTSMTINAPASVLLAMYIAVGDQQGVDRAELRGTIQNDLLKEYIARNTYIYPPEPSMRIITDIFEFCAEETPKFNTISISGYHIREAGSTAAQELAFTLGNGIEYVEAAIDAGLDVDEFAPQLSFFFNGHNNIFEEVAKFRAARRMWHDIMEERFDADDPKSKQLKFHTQTAGSMLTAQQIENNVVRVAYQALAAVLGGTQSLHTNGKDEALALPTEESVRTALRTQQILAHESGAADTIDPLAGSYYVESLTDEVEEDAYELLAEVDDRGGMLEAVEQQWVQRQIQDTAFDRQREIEEKERVIVGVNEFEIEDEEPEMDVQEVTKEDEQRQVDHLESVRDERDTEAVDATLEALRDAARGDENLMPYIIDAVKAYATVGEICNVLREEFGEYQPGSAV; encoded by the coding sequence ATGTTCGATTCCGACGAACTCGAGGAGATCCGTGCCAGCAAGGAAGAGTGGCACGAGGAGGAAGTCGAGCCGGTCCTCGAGCGCTTCGGTGAGCGCAAGGAGACCTTCACCACCGACACGGGCGGTCAGGAGGTCGATCGGCTCTATACGCCCGACGACGTCGAGGACCTCGACTATCGGGAGGACCTGGGGAATCCGGGCGAACCACCGTACACGCGCGGGGTCTACTCGACCGGCTATCGCGGTCGGCTGTGGACGATGCGCCAGTACGCCGGGTTCTCGACGCCCGAGGACACCAACGAACGCTACCATTACCTGCTTGATCAGGGCCAGACCGGGCTCTCGATGGCGTTCGACCTGCCGACCCAGATGGGCTACGACTCCGACGCAGAGATGGCAGCGGGCGAGGTCGGGAAGGCCGGCGTCGCTATCGACTCGCTTTCCGACATGGAGACCGTCTTCGACGGCATCCCGCTGGACGAGGTCTCGACCTCGATGACGATCAACGCGCCGGCTTCGGTCCTGCTTGCGATGTACATCGCGGTCGGCGACCAGCAAGGTGTCGACCGCGCCGAACTTCGAGGGACGATCCAGAACGACCTCCTCAAGGAGTACATCGCGCGCAACACCTACATCTACCCGCCCGAACCGTCGATGCGGATCATCACGGACATCTTCGAGTTCTGTGCCGAGGAGACGCCGAAGTTCAACACCATCTCGATTTCGGGCTATCACATCCGCGAGGCCGGTTCGACGGCCGCCCAGGAACTCGCGTTCACGCTCGGCAACGGAATCGAGTACGTCGAGGCAGCCATCGACGCCGGACTCGACGTCGACGAGTTCGCCCCGCAGCTATCGTTCTTCTTCAACGGCCACAACAACATCTTCGAGGAAGTCGCCAAGTTCCGCGCCGCCCGGCGGATGTGGCACGACATCATGGAAGAACGGTTCGACGCCGACGATCCCAAGTCGAAACAGCTCAAGTTCCACACCCAGACCGCCGGCTCGATGCTGACCGCCCAGCAGATCGAGAACAACGTCGTCCGGGTGGCGTATCAGGCGCTCGCGGCCGTCCTCGGGGGAACCCAGAGCCTCCACACGAACGGGAAAGACGAGGCGCTCGCGTTGCCCACCGAAGAGTCCGTGCGAACGGCGCTGCGGACCCAGCAGATCCTCGCCCACGAATCCGGCGCCGCCGACACCATCGACCCGCTTGCCGGCAGCTACTACGTCGAATCGCTGACCGACGAGGTCGAAGAAGACGCCTACGAACTCTTAGCGGAAGTCGACGACCGCGGCGGCATGCTCGAGGCCGTCGAACAGCAGTGGGTCCAGCGTCAGATCCAGGACACCGCCTTCGACCGCCAGCGAGAGATCGAGGAGAAAGAACGCGTTATCGTCGGCGTCAACGAGTTCGAGATCGAGGACGAAGAACCCGAAATGGACGTCCAGGAGGTCACCAAAGAGGACGAACAGCGCCAGGTCGACCACCTCGAGTCCGTCCGGGACGAGCGCGACACCGAGGCCGTCGACGCGACGCTCGAGGCGCTTCGCGACGCGGCGCGGGGTGACGAGAACCTCATGCCCTACATTATCGACGCGGTGAAAGCGTACGCGACAGTCGGAGAAATCTGTAACGTGCTCCGCGAGGAGTTCGGCGAGTATCAGCCAGGTAGTGCGGTCTAA
- a CDS encoding aldo/keto reductase: MTDRASAAVSAGGAEIPKLGFGTARITGDDCKQAVETALEVGYRHVDTAQMYDNETAVGRAIADSDVARDEIFVVTKVHPDNAAREDVLSSTRASLDRLGLTTVDLLLLHAPSDRAPLEETLGAMNDLQSEGVVDHIGVSNFEVGGLERAREISETPIVTNQVKYHPYHHQDDLLEYCANEGVCLTAYSPLAEGAVPGDDRLLEIGEKYGKSAAQVALRWLVQQPSVAAIPKAASPDHIESNAAVFDFELTDEEMGVVGDLGDGRWQQLAARLGLR; this comes from the coding sequence ATGACTGACCGCGCGAGTGCAGCAGTATCCGCCGGTGGTGCCGAAATCCCGAAACTCGGCTTCGGGACGGCACGCATAACTGGCGACGACTGCAAGCAGGCCGTCGAGACCGCTCTCGAGGTCGGCTACCGCCACGTCGACACCGCACAGATGTACGACAACGAGACAGCTGTCGGTCGGGCGATCGCCGACAGCGACGTCGCTCGCGACGAAATCTTCGTCGTCACCAAAGTCCACCCCGACAACGCGGCCCGCGAAGACGTGCTCTCCTCGACGCGGGCCAGCCTCGATCGACTCGGGCTGACGACTGTCGACCTGTTGCTGTTGCACGCACCCAGTGACCGCGCACCGCTCGAGGAGACGCTGGGCGCGATGAACGACCTCCAGTCAGAGGGCGTCGTGGATCACATCGGCGTCAGTAACTTCGAGGTCGGCGGCCTCGAGCGCGCCCGCGAGATTTCGGAGACGCCGATCGTGACGAACCAGGTGAAGTACCACCCCTACCACCATCAGGACGATCTGCTCGAGTACTGTGCGAACGAGGGCGTCTGCCTGACAGCCTACAGCCCGCTGGCCGAAGGTGCGGTTCCGGGCGACGATCGCCTCCTCGAGATCGGGGAGAAGTACGGCAAGTCTGCCGCGCAGGTGGCGCTGCGGTGGCTCGTCCAGCAGCCGTCGGTGGCGGCGATTCCCAAGGCAGCGAGTCCGGACCACATCGAGTCGAACGCCGCGGTGTTCGACTTCGAACTCACCGACGAGGAGATGGGGGTGGTCGGCGATCTGGGCGACGGCCGCTGGCAGCAACTGGCGGCTCGACTCGGTCTGCGGTGA
- the mce gene encoding methylmalonyl-CoA epimerase translates to MHFDHAGIATTDADELAELYTDLFGLERVHEEVFDGMRVVFLECGESYFELLEPIEGGTIAHYLEENGPGIHHLALATDDIEGALETVRDHDVTLVDEEPRPGAWGHSVAFLHPRDTGGILLELVEH, encoded by the coding sequence ATGCACTTCGACCACGCCGGCATCGCGACCACCGACGCGGACGAACTCGCGGAGCTATACACCGATCTCTTCGGCCTCGAGCGCGTCCACGAAGAGGTCTTCGACGGGATGCGCGTCGTCTTCCTGGAGTGTGGCGAGAGCTACTTCGAGTTGCTCGAACCCATCGAGGGCGGGACGATCGCACACTACCTCGAGGAGAACGGGCCGGGCATCCACCATCTCGCGCTCGCGACCGACGACATAGAGGGCGCACTCGAGACGGTCCGCGACCACGACGTGACGCTGGTCGACGAGGAACCTCGTCCGGGCGCGTGGGGTCACTCGGTGGCGTTCCTGCATCCGCGGGATACGGGCGGGATCCTGCTGGAGCTCGTCGAACACTAA
- a CDS encoding FAD-dependent oxidoreductase, translated as MEIEGTPVTVESVRDVGPDTIALELETPEEFDALPGQFVLLRAAPGDEVYERHYTLSSPSVEDTFELTVGIDPEGELSPWLADLEGGETVHVDGPFGTITYERDQDVVAVAGGPGVGPAVSIAEAAHDAGHEAVVVYQDDEPAHRDRLEALEDEGATVVFVDDDADEELADAIETHLEKGQYYAFGFDGFVRFVADAIEDAGGDPDEALIENFG; from the coding sequence ATGGAGATAGAGGGGACGCCAGTCACCGTCGAATCGGTACGCGACGTCGGGCCGGATACGATCGCACTCGAACTCGAGACGCCCGAAGAGTTCGACGCGTTGCCCGGCCAGTTCGTCCTGTTGCGGGCCGCACCCGGAGACGAAGTCTACGAACGTCACTACACGCTCTCGTCGCCGTCGGTCGAGGACACGTTCGAACTCACGGTCGGCATCGATCCCGAAGGGGAGTTGTCGCCCTGGCTCGCCGACCTCGAGGGCGGCGAAACCGTCCACGTCGACGGGCCGTTCGGGACGATCACCTACGAGCGCGATCAGGACGTCGTCGCCGTCGCAGGCGGGCCAGGCGTCGGTCCCGCAGTCTCGATCGCAGAGGCCGCCCACGACGCCGGCCACGAGGCAGTCGTCGTCTATCAGGACGACGAACCCGCCCACCGCGACCGGCTCGAGGCGCTCGAGGACGAGGGTGCGACGGTCGTCTTCGTCGACGACGACGCGGACGAAGAGCTAGCAGATGCCATCGAGACGCACCTCGAAAAGGGACAGTACTACGCCTTTGGCTTCGACGGATTCGTCAGGTTCGTCGCGGACGCTATCGAGGACGCGGGCGGCGATCCGGACGAGGCGCTGATCGAGAACTTCGGTTGA
- a CDS encoding 2-oxoacid:acceptor oxidoreductase subunit alpha has product MAEDLNWAVGGEAGDGIDSTGKIFAQALSRAGRHVFTSKDFASRIRGGYTAYKIRTSVDQVQSVVDRLDILVALTQRTIDENVGELHEGSAVIYDGERSWDADIPEEVTGVDVPLKSIAEEAGGAIMRNTVALGAACEITGFDVEYLDESLEKRFGGKGSKIVENNKEAARKGQEYVRENYDVDLGYDLETTDEDYVLLNGNEAIGMGALAAGCRFYAGYPITPATSIMEYLTGRIEDYGGHVVQAEDELSAINMALGAARAGARSMTATSGAGIDLMTETFGLVAQSETPLVITDVQRSGPSTGMPTKQEQGDLNMALYGGHGEIPRFVVTPTSIDECFWKTIEAFNLAEKYQTPVFLVSDLAMSVTEQTFPPETFDMDEVEIDRGKLVDEDEVDEWLDAQGRFRAHAVTDDGVSPRAIPGTTDGAHMSTGLEHDELGRRTEDQDERVQQVDKRYRKVATAEEEEDWDYREFGDEDADNLVISWGSNEGALTEALDYLEEDGIDLRVISVPYIFPRPDLSDEIEAADEVIVVEANATGQFADLLEHDALTRVKRINKYTGVRFKADELAEQITQKLSEEVPA; this is encoded by the coding sequence ATGGCAGAGGATCTCAACTGGGCGGTCGGAGGCGAGGCCGGGGACGGTATCGACTCCACTGGCAAGATTTTCGCCCAGGCGCTTTCGCGCGCCGGACGGCACGTGTTCACCTCGAAAGATTTCGCATCTCGTATCCGTGGCGGCTACACGGCGTACAAGATTCGAACGTCGGTCGATCAGGTCCAAAGCGTCGTGGACCGACTCGACATCCTCGTCGCGCTCACTCAGCGAACGATCGACGAAAACGTCGGCGAACTCCACGAAGGAAGCGCCGTCATCTACGACGGCGAACGCTCCTGGGACGCCGACATTCCCGAGGAGGTAACTGGCGTCGACGTCCCGCTGAAGTCCATCGCGGAGGAAGCCGGCGGCGCAATCATGCGCAACACCGTCGCGCTCGGTGCCGCGTGTGAGATCACTGGCTTCGACGTCGAATATCTCGACGAGTCTCTCGAGAAGCGCTTCGGCGGCAAGGGCTCGAAGATCGTCGAGAACAACAAGGAAGCCGCCCGCAAGGGCCAGGAGTACGTCCGCGAAAACTACGACGTCGACCTCGGTTACGACCTCGAGACGACCGACGAGGACTACGTCCTCCTGAACGGGAACGAAGCGATCGGCATGGGTGCACTCGCCGCCGGCTGTCGGTTCTACGCCGGCTACCCGATCACGCCCGCGACGTCGATCATGGAGTACCTGACCGGCCGGATCGAAGACTACGGCGGTCACGTCGTCCAGGCCGAGGACGAACTCTCCGCGATCAACATGGCGCTGGGTGCTGCCCGCGCCGGCGCGCGGTCGATGACCGCGACCTCGGGTGCCGGGATCGACCTGATGACCGAGACGTTCGGCCTCGTCGCACAGAGCGAGACGCCGCTCGTCATCACGGACGTCCAGCGATCCGGCCCGTCGACCGGGATGCCGACCAAGCAGGAACAGGGCGACCTCAACATGGCGCTGTACGGCGGCCACGGTGAAATTCCACGCTTCGTCGTCACGCCCACCTCGATCGACGAGTGTTTCTGGAAGACCATCGAGGCGTTCAACCTCGCCGAGAAGTACCAGACGCCCGTCTTCCTCGTCTCCGACCTGGCGATGTCGGTCACCGAACAGACGTTCCCGCCGGAGACCTTCGACATGGACGAAGTCGAGATCGACCGCGGCAAACTCGTCGACGAGGACGAAGTCGACGAGTGGCTCGACGCCCAGGGTCGGTTCCGCGCCCACGCAGTCACCGACGACGGCGTCAGCCCGCGTGCTATCCCCGGAACGACCGACGGTGCCCACATGAGCACCGGCCTCGAGCACGACGAACTCGGTCGCCGAACCGAAGACCAGGACGAGCGCGTCCAGCAGGTCGACAAACGCTACCGGAAGGTCGCGACCGCCGAGGAAGAAGAAGACTGGGACTACCGCGAGTTCGGCGACGAGGACGCCGACAACCTCGTCATCTCGTGGGGCTCCAACGAGGGCGCACTCACCGAAGCGCTCGACTACCTCGAGGAGGACGGGATCGACCTTCGGGTCATCTCCGTTCCGTACATCTTCCCACGGCCGGATCTCAGCGACGAGATCGAGGCTGCAGACGAAGTGATCGTGGTCGAGGCGAACGCGACCGGCCAGTTCGCCGACCTGCTCGAACACGACGCACTTACCCGCGTCAAGCGCATTAACAAGTACACCGGCGTCCGCTTCAAGGCGGACGAACTCGCCGAACAGATCACGCAGAAACTCTCCGAGGAGGTGCCAGCATAA